The genomic DNA ACTTATCATCTTCTCTGGGCATCAAGAGACTTTAGTTTTCCTGCAAGGCCCTGTCCTCCTGAGTTGTTAACGTAATTGCTATACCTCCTAAGTCCTATGCCATTAGAAAAGAGAACAAAGTCGTTTTCTATCATCTCCCTTGAAATTGGTAGACTTCCATTCTCATGTTAACGTATAATTGGAATTCGATctctaattaaatttttatttgaaatttttttaatgttctaTCTTATGATGATAACTGTCCTGGCCCGGTTTCGAACCTCCAAGAAGAAGCCAAAACTCTGGGGCAGGCCAAAGACCGAGCCGATCAGTCGTCTGCTCATCAATCATTATTCGAGCATCTTAAATAACAAACGCCAGCACCCCACGAAACAGCCAGTACATGGATTTTAGTTTTTTGTGAAACCCGACATAATGGATACACATGCATATAAGAGTATTTATATGTACATACGCGGGCTTATTAATTTAGTTTGGGAGAAGACCTCTTAGCCCACAAGGCCCTTAATCAAATTTTCCTTCAGCCCATAAGTTCCACCGCCTCCTGCATTGAATATAATATGTTTTTGCTCAAATTGGGGGCTGATTTTGCTGAGCTGATCGggataaaagagagagagagagagagagggagggagggggagagagagagagattggagACCATTGGAGGAAGAGCGGGGGAGTgtggaagaaagaagaaaagcatTTCTTTAGAGCAGTTTTAGTTGCGCTATTAAACCttggattattattattattattttagcTTAGGTAAATTTATAGGATTTTAGGTGTATCATGTTACGAAATGAGACTGGTTATCTTGTGAAGAAGAATGTGGCTCCTACcgtatataaattattttagttgTATGAGTGATACTTGAAAATGTTCAATTGCATATATAACTTActgtccattcgggtctaaatgattatatttttttatttttaaggtCAATTTGGAGTATGGCTTGTCATGTGAATGGTAACGATGATATATAACTCGTTCAGTCATGCTTGAAATCGATAGGGATAGAGGAGATCGAAACTATGCATTCTAAAGGCCAATTCGGTgaactatatatttttgggaATCGTCGGTGAGTATTTTATTCCATTGTGGAATGACGTACATAAgtcaataaatatatgtatgtatatgtatatatatatatatatatttattaaaagaatTGTGGAGATGATTCAATTAATCGGAATTGGAAGACTAACAAGATTTGGAGATATTGCTTCTTGTGTTATAATTTGTTTGCTTGGAGGtatgtgattttttaagaGGCATGTCATTAATTTAAGAGCTTTATCTGGTAAATAAGTGTATGAAGTGTATGAATTAGTTATATGCAAATAAGGTAAGTGATGGACTTTGATGCAGTAGTATAAGCATATGATGGTATATGTTTGGAGTTATTGTGATATTAAAGGGTGGGTATGGTTGTAATGAGATTGATATCTTGCTGATGttgctttttatatataaatatatatatatagccatAGGACCGCTAGAGTCAGCGGAATAGAAATAAGGGTATGATCGGTCGTTGATCTGGCGGAATATAAAACGAACGCTTAGACCGCTGATTCGACGCGatataaaaaatgatatttagACTACTAATCCAGCTAAATATAAAACagacgcctagaccgctgatccgaaGGGATATAAAAAAGGATGCCTAGACTCCTATTGCTGGAGGATAATTGgcagcccccgcttatgagaatTGATATGAGGAATTGAGATTGATGAGATGCGAGGGGTCCCAGTACCATCTTAACTCTGTCACGAGAAAATGCGACCCTATGACTATGTTACTTGTCTGCATCGAGGTTGTCCAATGAAGTTATCTTAATGATTATTGAGGTCGTTTAATTCGTTGTGATCTGGAAATGTGTGTGTTGATGGACGTGATATTGCCCTATGGTTCTTTATCTATCATGAGTTATTATGGTACTGAGTGGTTGCAAGAGTTGAATTTGAAATGTGGTTGTGTTTGTGGTATGAATTGAGTTTGGAAAGTATTAGcacataaaataatatttatattaatatattaataatgttATCTTAAATTATTTCTTAAATGTTGTTGTTGGATGATTTACATatgtttgaatttttataatccatatatattatacaattCATTTTTTGTCTTAGAATTTCTGCTTGCTGAGATACAGCTCACACTCTACATATTACTTTTCATATGAGTTTGGAATTAATCTAGCTGCATAGGAGAATCACTTTTTGACATCCGGAATAAGTTTGGAGAACTTTCTAGTTAGACTTTTTATCTTAGAGGTTTAAAATGTTGTATAGAATTCTTGTAAATACATTACGTCTGGAAGATTTTGTTTAGTTCGTTTGGATTTACGCGAGGAATAGCTGGAAATTTTGGTTGATCGATGATGATGGACGGTTGAGATATAGTGTTAGAAGTATCTTTATACTTCCTTGAGATGTTTTTTTATTGAGATGGCTGAAGCAGTTGAGTTTGGGAGTTTTATAGCATTGTTTATCAGGTTAATATTCTAGAAAATAAATCATTTATCAAGTTTGAGATTATTAAGGCTTTTAGGAAAATTTCATCGAATTTTCAGGTGGTGacacatttatttttaatataatagtatttataatatataaagccAGACAGTGCGAGGAAGAAGCGCCAAGTACCCAAATTACAAAACCTTCAGTTTcatattgaattgaattttcaatcTAGTTCAATGAATTtagtaatattaatttatgcCACATTCGAAGTATTATATTACTATTCGTTTATATTGATTGTACCAAGGatgtataattattttcttgaaaaattaagaaatttcttataatttgAAAGAAATCATTGAAATAAGTAACATTCTTTTAAGTTCAGTCAAACTCCCTATAAATACCAAacgaaaaatcattttttcacGTTGTCTTTTTATtcactataatttttttcatattgtaACTCACGAAACGATATTTATCGTTTTTCATTTCACCAAGCGCCGATGCACATATTacgatatattttttcttaacgAGCGGTATTTGGATTTTACCCGACTAATATCAGCAACCCATATGAAATCCCTGCAAGTCTATAAGGCGGATTGTTTGGGCACACTGACCAACCTTATTCGATTAATATTACAAGATTATTAACTCCATATTCATATGTCGTTTGCATTATTATATGgtagaaaatatatttgtttaaCATCGTCATAATCATTTGTTCTTTCACTATTTGTATTATTTATAATGTCTATATGATGAAATACGAAATTTCTTACATACAATTTCtttatagatatatttatttgtacatcatatatattaattatataattttggtCATATAAAATGTTACCACATAACGCGCGAGTATCAACTAATTTTAGTGAAAGAAGGGGTATCTGACAAGGCGGTGCAGACTAATCGAAAACACGATAATGGGGACAACTGTTAAGAAAAATTAGTCTTTTCCGCTCCAAAAACGAAGGATGGGCCGTAAATTTTGGGTTGATGCCCCTAAGGAGCAGAATTTAAGGCAGAAGacaaagtttttcttttttcccttcctTCATTGTTTATCAATTGAAAATATCTGAAAACGGGTTGGAATTGAATCACCCCCTTAAAGGTCGGAGGACAAATTAATAACAATGAAAAGAATAGCTGTCAAAAGTGTCTGAGACATTAATTTCGAACATGTTTTCACAATGATCTTCGACCAGAAGTCCACATTACCCGTGTTAATTTCATAAAACTAGGAAAGGACTTTCGACATCGAAGATATATTATGTTCAGTAATTTGCAATGGCAGGGTACTGTATAAATATTGATAATGGAATTTTTGCTAACCTGCGTGTGGCTCGAAGAACAACCACCCATTCAACAAAGCCGTGTCACGCACGAGGGTACCTGTCGATATGGACACAGGCCTAAAAACAGGAACTAATAAGTATCGAGCTGCATCAaacttttaatataaataggTCCTCACAAATGAGCAAGCCCAGCTAACCGATAAATTCCTAATAATCATCCCCTCTTCTCACGAAGCTCGGactttccctctctttctttcttccctTCACCATAAAACGGCTAAACCTCCGTAACCACCACGGTTGTCGGTAACCGCCATATCACCACCGTCCCTCGATCCTCTTTTCAATCACCTGACCTGTCATAGTGCCAACAAGTGAAAAGATGATGAGTCCGTAATGTCATGTTCCACTCGACTTTTTAGACCGACCTTGTTCTGCCCCTTTACTGATAGGCATATCGACCACGGTggtacatatatgtgtgtgtgtgtctatACATGTAGTAAGATCACGGGGTTTGCAAATTTAGAACGTACATTCCAAAAATTTTGGATTTAATTGTAAGGCGAATCTTGGAGCACGCTGTAATTGTGTGCACGTCGTCTCTATTGATTGATGATGGGTGAATTTAATCAAATAGGACAAAGaacatgtgtatatatgttgAGCTGATTATTCAGGATCAGGGTTAATTCTCAGAGATTGTCATAATTAGAGAGATGATCCCATGTAAACAAAACTAAGGGAACCTGTCAAAGAATTTCCCATGTAAATCTATCTCCTGAGTTTCCTAGGTAACAAAAAAAGAACACGAGAGAAATGGAGTAATCCAATGACGCTTACTTTTGTCTTAAATCAAGAGGTTTCATTGAGCTTCATTAGTTTTCACTAGTGGAATTCATGGCGTCCccctttatattttcttaggCTTGATTTGGGAGTGTTGTTGCTGAAATATAAATGTTGAAGTATACTTGCTACAAAATAAGTGCTGATTTTCGAATAAACAAGAGTATTTAGGAGGTAATAATTGAAAACTGCTAAAAGTCAAAGGggcaattattaatatttgaaacaaaataagCAGAAGCAGGTTTTATAAGCACTTATAAACTTGCTTGAGAAAATCACGTTTGCAACTACAATTTTGACCCAAATCATTTTTCAAAAACTCTCACCAAACACCAAATCTGCTTaagattataagaaaaagtgatTATGAAACATTTCATTGCACTCCCAAACGAACTCTTGATCTCATCTACGTACTAATTAAGCTCATCAACCTCCCTCGAACACCGAAGTGGACATGTTTAAAACTTAGAAGAGCTTTACGGGTTATGACAACTTTTTCCTTGTCGGGAAGGAAAACGTACCGTGGCTGTATATCGGTGTTTCTAAGGAAGGCAGCTGGGCGGCGAATCCAAGCTGCCAGCAACGAGGCGTCATTATCTTGTCATTTGAATGGAAGTTGTCGTGAATCACAAGTTCCaatagaattaattaatctcaAAAGGAGTATATGTAATTAATCTCTCATTATCCTGTTGATTTTACCCTGTATTTTTGTTTTCGGTGCgtctttttttggttacaaaaAAACTTCATGAGTATATATAGAAGGAGATATATggagaaggaaaaataaagagataaGTAAATTTTACTGATGATAATCGAACTCATAATAACCTCTATGTTCTAGACCGAAAGGTATCGCTCTAACAtcgtcttttttttctttttttcggcgAACTACCCACATTGTCTTTTAATACTTATAATGAATTCATTGGATTTCAACACGCACAATAAATctagcttatatatatacatataatatctTCTGTAACAAGCAGATATATATACGGGCAGGCTTCACCTTGAACACACGCTTCAATCCTTCCTGTCTCTCTGTACATTTTCCTAAATGGTCTCCGTATTCAATCTTATGAAACAAAGCTCATTATCCTGGTCCAGCCCGAAGATCGGGAGCGATCATGAAGGTGAAAGCAAACAATATTCAGGACATGGTGAAGATCTAAATACCAGGAATGGCGTGAACGTAACTTGGGAGGACCTGCGAGTTACTGTGTCAAACATAAGGGACGCTGCTAATAAGTCTATACTTCAAGGGCTAACGGGTTATGCCCGGACTGGCGAGCTCTTGGCCGTCATGGGTCCTTCCGGGTGTGGGAAGACCACTCTTCTTAATGCTTTGGCAGGTATATTAAATGCCTTTAATAGGTCAATATGTTTTTGCTTGAAAGATCGGTCTATCTTGAGAGTGATTGTATCCCACAGCTCTAGAATTGGGTACCACAGCCAATCAGATCGATTATTTAGGTTGAAGATTGGCCTAATAACCTGGTGGGAACTTATTTATCTGTGAACACAGCATAGGTTTATACATAGTGATTCCAAACCGATCTTCAGTATGTAACGGCGGCTTAAACAAATTAAGTTTTGGTTCTATTGCATTGATAGTCCTAATTTATTTGGGATGATCTATTTCAGGAAGATTAAGCACGAACGTAAGGAAGACAGGAGATATTCTTATAAATGGCCAAAAGCAAGCTTTGGCTTATGGAACTTCGGTGAGATAAATATGtgcaattatatataactCACTAACTAATAATTTGTGGGTTGCGGTGCACCGGCACAAACTGTCACCCAAAATTAAGAGATGTCGGGTTCAATACTTGCCTAACATACATATTGCCATGTGCTCAGGCCTATGTGACGCAGGACGAAACGTTAGTCACAACCCTAACTGTTAGAGAAGCAGTTCACTATTCGGCACAGCTCCAGCTCCCAGCCTCCATGTCCAACacggagaagagagagagagctgatGAGACCATCCGAGAAATGGGCCTACAAGACGCCATGGACACCGTAATCGGCAGCTCGTGGGGACCTGTAGGTAGAAATCGAGCAATAGATAAAATATCTTAGGGGCATTAGTGATTAGAAAAGAAGAATTCACATATACAGGTTGTAATAAGTACTTTtgctatatattatttacataCAGGTAGCAGCCTAAGCAGCGGGCAAAAGAGAAGGGTCAGCATTTGCTTAGAGATCTTGACCCACCCGAAGCTGTTGTTCCTCGACGAGCCAACCAGTGGACTCGACAGTGCAGCATCATATTATGTCATGAAAAGGATCGCTGGGTTGAATCAAAAGAAGGATGGGGCGAGAAGGACAGTCGTTGCTTCCATTCACCAGCCTAGCAGTGAAGTATTCCAGCTCTTTGATAGCCTCTGCCTTCTTTCTTGTGGTAAAACAGTTTACTTTGGCCCTACCTCTACAGCAAACGAGGTAATCATTTTGCATCGGAATATTAGGGAATTGCGAGATTAACCGGATATCGTTCAATATTTGTCTTTGAATCAATGTGCTCATAGCCACGTAGCTCTGTCCAATGTTGGATCCTACACCAGGAGGATCAAACTAACTCGCGTACATGGTTTGGTTTATAATAGACTGTGTATGATTCATTCATTACTCGCACAAGCATATTCTTGTATATTTAGTTAATTAGACGCATGAAACTCTTGTTTTATGTGTCACATAATAAGCTTAGGATATTAACGTATCCTGCTTACATGTTTTGGTTTGGACAGTTTTTTGCTTCGGTTGGATACCCCTGTCCGATTCTTCAGAATCCTTCCGATCATTTcctgaaaataataaataaggatTTTGCAATGGTACGATCAACAAGTCATGTATTAATTCTTACATACATCATTTTATGAAACTGGATGTAAGTTTTCCaaatttatcttaattaggatGTGGAGGATGGGCTGTCAGTACCTGTGGAGGAAGCTATCGACACTCTCACCACATTGTATGAGTCATCTGCATACTACCTAGAAGTTATCCAACAAGTTGCCAAGATCTGTAAGCAGGTAACTGATAACATATAGGTTATAATTTTGAGAAAACTAGCTATACCTTTTCCTTATGATCCCTTATTAGTTAATTCGATCATTTAtagatgatattataaatttggaTCCACTTGAATGATCAGACGCGCATGGGTACGTATTTTCATCTCGAAATTTTAAGGGGCCAATTGGTAATGTTTCGAAGTTTGATACCATAAATTAAATGTCTTAGTTTTGCTATATATTTATCCATAAACACATTCTTTGTTTAGGGCATTGTTGATGGTCATGCAAGGCTAAAAGTGGAGCAAAGGAGCAACGTGAGCTTCTTCCCTCAGTGCAGTGTCCTGACGAGAAGATCTTCGGTGAACATGTACAGGGACAAAGGCTACTTCTGGTTTCGCCTGGTCATTTATTTTGGGATAGCTCTGAGCATGGGCACCATATATTATGATGTCGGAAATACTTACGAGTCCATTCAGGTCTGCCATCTTGCCTGCCGATAATTTCCTTAATAATAGATCGTTCAATACCAAGTGGACAAGATATTTTCTGAATGAAATACGAGGCATACGTGATTGTATATGGATTAAAATATTGTGTCTGCTGTATCGACGAGAATGAGAAAATCATAACATATATCTGACTAAATATAAACTAACTATCGATGTTTATTATGTGCATTTGCCAGGCAAGAGGATCGTTGATCATGTTCATATCAGCATTCTTTACTTACATGTCTGTTGGCGGTTTCCCCTCTTTCGCAGAGGACATGAAGGTACCATACCGTTCCATAACTTCAATCACAATGCCTTTGTATAGCATGATTTCGCACTAATTCTTCGATTATCAATTCGATCTGATAGAGTCGTCATAAAACTTGTTCATATTGTTCTCGTTGATATTAGGTGTTTATCAGAGAGCGATTAAATGGACACTATGGAAGCAGTGCATTTGTTGTGGCCAATGCAATCTCTTCCTTTCCATACATTTTGTTGCTTACCATTCTTCCAGGAGGAATAATATACTACCTTCCCGGAATGCATGGAGGCATCGGATGCTTTCTCTACTTTCTCTTGCTGTTGTTCTCCATTACAATGGCAGTCGAGGGAATGATGATGGTTATTGCCAGCATTGTCCCGAACTTCCTGATAGGTATCATCGTAGCAACCGGAGTCCAAGGACTGATGATTTTAGGTGCGGGTATCTTTAGATTACAAAAGGACATCCCGAAACCATTCTGGAGGTACCCGGTATACTACATCGCCCTCCATAGGTATGCCTACCAAGGTTTCTGCAAGAACGAGTACGTGGGACTAGAATTTCAGGCCCAATATTCCAATGGGGGGCAACAGATTGTAAGAGGCGAGCAAGTTTTACGAGATTACTTCCAGATTGACCCGAATTATTCGAAGTGGGGTGATCTGTGGGTGATACTAGGGATGGTTGTATTCTACAGGCTCTTGTTCTTTGCCTCGATCAAGTTCAACGAAATCGTAAAGCCCAAAATCGCTGCTCTAATGGTAGTGACGCCAAAGCAAGCCACTCAGGTTAAGTCGAGTCCTGCAACTTCATTTAATTCCACTGAGAGTGTGTTTGGTTACTCGAATTAAttgttaaaatttaatttttagctGAGTTCGGCTTGTTTGAtaatacaaaagaaaatttggcttaatgattttgttaaaaaagtgCTTAAAGTTTAAGTAAGTGGGACCtaccttttttgttttaaagctCTTTCTAGCATATTTGTAGTGAAGTTCCTCAACTTTTACCTGATTAGCAAATCAGTTCACTCGACTTTGGGATAGAAAGTGGGAGGGGGAAGGGAGCAGGTGGCCCTCGACGTTGAGCACCACCATCTCAGGCGAGGTTGCCAACGATGTCAGGTGTAGCCAGTGACCACGCCTAGACATTGAGTGTTAGGGCCCGAGATCGGGGCCATCACTGTCTCCCTTCCCTTCTCACTTCTCAATCTAATAGCCTAGATTCACTTCttttatttgttatatttttttgaaatactATAAaacgttaaaaaaaaaagtggcaAAAATTTAAGCAAATAATGTTATGTGGCGTTgtttaaataaaatctcaaataatatgaaattCTCTCCACGTATTTCATCAAACAAAATTAACTTGATTATTTAAGCACTTATGTTATTtaacatttaaaattttaaaactttattttcAACACTTTATTTTAAgttgaaacaaacacacactAATCTGAACAGTTAATATCCCTACTAGGACTTcacttttccattttatttggacgttaatgtatatatatatttatatatatcaatatggAGTTTCTTATGGTAACTCTTATGCCGTCGACATCTAttttgtatctatatatatatatatatgaaaacaaaatcGAAGCCGAATTCTCACGCCGCCGtatcatcaaaaataagaaacgaAACTCCCTCGCTTTGCCAAGTCATCACTTATCACTTATGTATTTgggaaattttttatcattaattatgcaatagaatatatattatttgtatataaCCCAACATAATATATACTGTATACATTAGCTACTATTTaggaaatattttatattaggGCAATCGAATTGTTGTTCATAAATATTGTAGCAAAATATAAAGTTGGAAACCAATATTAACGAGGGTTTATAATGTTTATAGAGTTGCCATTTGCATTATCGgcaaatatattcttatacCATTAACCACAATCAAATTGTcgtttatataatattatttgtttatattgTCGTTTATGTTATGCCGTttctatatacatacatatatatatatataatctactGAACGAGTTGAACAGGCAAAGGGAGATTTTTCTTCTCGCAAAAGGCAAGGCCCTAGGTAGTTGACCATATCAGGttctattataatttgaaggaTAATACAAGCAAAGGTAACTATGACCTCCCCTTCCCGTTAAATCTGATAGATTATGAGCCTAAGAAAGACTTAAATCATGTTCACGTTTGACATACTTgaatttttgtacttttcatTTACTTATCTTTTTTAATGTATAATATTACAGATTTTGAGGCGTTATAATGATTTATCACATTATAAAAGAATTCTCTCGGCCAAaaaacctatatatatatatatatatataagaataataatttatagaaacttttttttatattaggttaattttcatgaaatttttagattattctgatacaaattgaaattcaaagaaaCAACACGAAATTAGtttttagttttaaattatttttccgatATAAATCTCGATCAACTATTTATGTATAACAACTATACTTCTTACTTCAAGATTTCTCTTATGATCAAATATTAGGACTTATTTGATGTCAGACCTAAAAGGACCCAATTGATATAGCAAATGACCCAATTGATGTGAcagaggaccaaattgatgtaacaaagGACCCAAGTGATGTAAATTTGGTGAGCAGGACCCGATTGATGTAATTCGACTATCTCAGGGACGAATTTGTGGTTTTTCTCAAGAACAAAGAAAACTGAGTTCACATGACATAAAATGATCCTGATCACCGTCTTCCAGTTACCATCGTCGACACCGATTTTTGTGGGCGTCATTTCTATCTGTCCTCTCCCTTTCATATTAACATTTGTACGGGCCCTAATTTTTGGACCCATACCAGCTCCCATTGCCATTGTTcaaagccttttttttttttgggtcaagactGTTCAGAGCGTTTCCTGATGCTGGGAGGTGATGAAACGCCAAAAGTTCATGTGCTAGTGAGCACATTTACTGACTCATATAcgataataaatatatcacatggacaTTAGTCGGAGCCGGCGACTCTTCTAGGGTTCCTCATTTGGGATCTCTGAGGAAGAGGATCAAGTTAGCTATTGCATGCACTATCTCCCTTCAACCTTTTGAGCGAAATGCGACGAAAGGAAGGAAAATCCATGTACCGCCCCCATCGTCTCCACCCTGTAGGAACTACGAGATCATCCCAGGGACGCCTTTGGCATCCTGGGGTCACGGACCGACTGTTGGTCAGGAAGAATTATTTAGAATTAGTCCAAGGGGCGGGAACCTGCATTTTCAATGTTTATTTAATAAGTTGGAGAatgaatttatgaaaattaatgagATGAACCTGGTTAGACCCCCTATTAATTAATGAGATCAATTTGATCGGATATGGTTAAACCCACTATTATTGAAGAAGTTGGGAGAatgaatttatgaaaattaatgagATGAATTTATTAAGTTGGAGACTGAATTTAGGAGCTGACGGTTATAAATCGCATGCAGCCCCACATCAATCGAAAGGAAAGCTCCTGAGCTATCGTCGTTGGAGAggatgaaattaaataatatatagctagatatagatatagtagACGACATAtctttcatttattatatttttcttttctgggcAGAAGGGCCACCAACCAgtcaatctt from Punica granatum isolate Tunisia-2019 chromosome 2, ASM765513v2, whole genome shotgun sequence includes the following:
- the LOC116194567 gene encoding ABC transporter G family member 11-like translates to MVSVFNLMKQSSLSWSSPKIGSDHEGESKQYSGHGEDLNTRNGVNVTWEDLRVTVSNIRDAANKSILQGLTGYARTGELLAVMGPSGCGKTTLLNALAGRLSTNVRKTGDILINGQKQALAYGTSAYVTQDETLVTTLTVREAVHYSAQLQLPASMSNTEKRERADETIREMGLQDAMDTVIGSSWGPVGSSLSSGQKRRVSICLEILTHPKLLFLDEPTSGLDSAASYYVMKRIAGLNQKKDGARRTVVASIHQPSSEVFQLFDSLCLLSCGKTVYFGPTSTANEFFASVGYPCPILQNPSDHFLKIINKDFAMDVEDGLSVPVEEAIDTLTTLYESSAYYLEVIQQVAKICKQGIVDGHARLKVEQRSNVSFFPQCSVLTRRSSVNMYRDKGYFWFRLVIYFGIALSMGTIYYDVGNTYESIQARGSLIMFISAFFTYMSVGGFPSFAEDMKVFIRERLNGHYGSSAFVVANAISSFPYILLLTILPGGIIYYLPGMHGGIGCFLYFLLLLFSITMAVEGMMMVIASIVPNFLIGIIVATGVQGLMILGAGIFRLQKDIPKPFWRYPVYYIALHRYAYQGFCKNEYVGLEFQAQYSNGGQQIVRGEQVLRDYFQIDPNYSKWGDLWVILGMVVFYRLLFFASIKFNEIVKPKIAALMVVTPKQATQVKSSPATSFNSTESVFGYSN